The Bos indicus x Bos taurus breed Angus x Brahman F1 hybrid chromosome 13, Bos_hybrid_MaternalHap_v2.0, whole genome shotgun sequence genome includes a region encoding these proteins:
- the LOC113902818 gene encoding calmodulin-like, producing MAEKLSEEQVAEFKEAFDRFDKNKDGTISVQELGTVMQEVGLKLSEAELKKLISQLDTDKNGSISFQEFLEAMAAGLQTSDTEGLREIFRAFDQDDDGYISVDELRQATSQLGEKVSQDELDAMIREADVDQDGRVNYEEFVRILTQN from the coding sequence ATGGCAGAAAAGCTGTCCGAAGAGCAGGTGGCGGAGTTCAAGGAGGCCTTCGACAGGTTCGACAAGAACAAGGATGGCACCATCAGTGTGCAGGAGCTGGGCACCGTGATGCAGGAGGTGGGCCTGAAGCTGTCAGAGGCTGAGCTGAAGAAGCTCATCTCCCAGCTGGACACGGACAAGAACGGCAGCATCAGCTTCCAGGAGTTCCTGGAGGCCATGGCCGCAGGGCTTCAGACCTCAGACACGGAGGGCCTGAGGGAAATCTTCCGTGCCTTCGACCAGGACGACGATGGCTACATCAGCGTGGACGAGCTCAGGCAGGCCACATCCCAGCTGGGGGAGAAGGTGTCTCAGGACGAGCTGGACGCCATGATCCGGGAGGCGGACGTGGACCAAGACGGCCGGGTGAACTATGAGGAATTCGTGCGCATCCTCACCCAGAACTga